A single Glycine soja cultivar W05 chromosome 14, ASM419377v2, whole genome shotgun sequence DNA region contains:
- the LOC114383907 gene encoding uncharacterized protein LOC114383907 yields the protein MDDFTVYGSSFDAFIAYHHSKEISVVAILADLYDTFDRRCVKNGTRILCCMPALYVWLVSHLFRQESRPTCPLHRHRLCTEKGKANWEQLLASVVGASINWFPRWKEGKVGVLSSCEGFSNVPLMGTRGCINYNHVLTIRQLGYPMRGAPSKESITPFITRGFSDPNARLRAARKEEAETPEESEEVQALKAELEQARAVKEKFKSTAIKVRKEYDELKDINMATTEALEQETKKALKEEHDRNKFRGALWGRYNELKLQRDEKDQSRVEVMILKDELKDCHRSKRSLSQQLSKTEGNIWAIINDYK from the exons atggatgattttactgtttatggatcatCTTTTGATGCTTTCATTGcctatcaccatagcaaggaaatcTCGGTTGTCGCTATCTTGGCCGATCtctatgacacgttcgaccgaaGATGCGTAAAGAACGGCACAAGAATTCTTTGTTGTATGccagctctctatgtgtggctcgTCTCACACCTTTTCCGCCAAGAAAGTAGGCCCACCTGTCCACTGCATCGTCACCGCTTATGCACCGAGAAGGGAAAGGCAAACTGGGAGCAACTCTTGGCTAGTGTGGTAGGGGCATccatcaattggttcccccgttggaaggaaggaaaagttGGAGTTTTGTCCTCATGTGAGGGATTTTCAAATgtccccttgatgggaacaaggggttgtattaattataatcatgtCCTCaccataagacaacttggctaccccatgagaggagcaccATCGAAGGAAAGCATCACACCTTTCATCACACGGGGTTTCAGCGACCCCAACGCGAGG ctAAGGGCTGCGAGAAAGGAAGAGGCTGAAACTCCGGAAGAAAGTGaagaggtacaagccctaaaagCGGAGCTTGAACAAGCCCGAgcagtcaaagagaagttcaagtcaacGGCCATCAAAGTCCGAAAGGAGTACGATGAACTAAAAGACATCAATATGGCCACCACCGAAGCCttggaacaagaaaccaagaaggccctaAAAGAAGAACACGACCGAAACAAGttccgaggagctttgtggggcagatACAATGAGCTTAAGCTCCAAAGAGATGAAAAGGATCAGTCGCGGGTCGAAGTcatgatcttgaaagatgagttaAAAGATTGTCATAGGTCGAAAAGAAGCTTGTCCCAGCAATTGAGCAAGACTGAAGGAAATATATGGGCCATCATCAATGATTACAAATAA